In Helianthus annuus cultivar XRQ/B chromosome 8, HanXRQr2.0-SUNRISE, whole genome shotgun sequence, a single genomic region encodes these proteins:
- the LOC118480868 gene encoding uncharacterized protein LOC118480868 isoform X2 produces the protein MEREREREGTRERTAGGSGGRRSELQPSENIGRQHCNYGGEYVLIQFWFGSHLGSDLRGARVGFGGMLGSGLRCVRFGFELCTVSGSHQRAWVTFQRLESTVNRSQSWSTSSHGSGLVNSGQIRKRFGQTQVNISQLSRSTQLTRSARLSTREDGIL, from the exons atggagagagagagagagagagaagggacGAGAGAAAGAACGGCCGGAGGTAGTGGTGGTCGACGGTCGGAGCTCCAGCCGTCGGAGAACATTGGACGACAGCACTGCAACTATGGTGGTGAGTATGTTTTGATTCAGTTCTGGTTCGGGTCACATCTCGGCTCAG ATTTGAGAGGTGCTCGAGTCGGATTTGGGGGTATGCTCGGTTCAGGTTTAAGGTGTGTTCGGTTCGGGTTCGAGTTATGTACAGTTTCGGGTTCGCATCAGAGAGCTTGGGTCACGTTTCAACGGCTCGAGTCAACGGTCAACAGAAGTCAAAGCTGGTCAACATCAAGTCATGGCTCGGGTTTGGTCAACTCGGGTCAGATTAGGAAGAGGTTCGGTCAAACTCAGGTCAACATTAGTCAACTCAgccggtcaactcagttgactcggTCAGCTCGACTTTCGACACGAGAAGATG gaatattgtag